A segment of the Desulfomicrobium macestii genome:
GGGCGAGAAACGCACCCCCCTGGCCGTGGTCATGACGTCGGAGAGGCGGTCGATGATGACCAGTTGGCCGTTGTCCTTGAAGAAGCCTGCGTCGCCGGAGTGCAGCCAGCCGTCGGTGACGGTCTCGGCGGTGGCGGCGTCGTTGCCGAGGTAGCCCTTGAACACGGCCGCGCTTCTGGACAGGATCTCGCCGTCTTCGGCGATGCGGATCTCGGTCTCGGCTATGGGTTCGCCCACGGATTCGAAACTGACCGCGCCGTCGCGGTGGATGCAGGAAATGCCCGCGATCTCGGTCTGGCCGTAGATCTGCTTCAGGTTCACGCCCAGGGCGTGGAAAAAGGTGAAGGTGTCGGGGCCAAGCGGCGCGCCGCCCGTGGACGCCGAACGCACGCGCGAGAAGCCGAGCCGGTCGCGCAGGGCCCTGAAAAGCCCCCAGTCGGCCAGCCTGTTGGCCATGCGCAGGCCCGCGGACGGCGTTTCGCCGCGCAGCACGGTGCCTGCGTACCTGAGCCCGATGGGCATGAAGATGTTGAAGAGAAAACGCTTGAAGCGGGTTGTCTCCATGATGCGCACCCGGACCTTGGCGGCCATGTTCTCCCAGACTCTTGGCGGCGAGAAGATGAGGTGCGGCCCGATTTCGCGGATGTTTTCCTGCACCGTGTCGGGTTCCTCTGGGAAATTGACGCAAAAGCCGAACAGGAGAGCCGAGGACACGGCCATCATCTGCTCGCCCATCCAGGCCAGGGGCAGGAATGACACGAACTCGTCGCTTGCGTGTTTGGGATCGGACAGGCCCAGATTCCAGGCCATGGACAGAAGGTTCCTGTGCGAGAGCATGGCCAGCTTGGGCCGTCCTGTGGAGCCGGAGGTGGTGGCGATGAGCGCTGTGTCGTCGGGGGTGACGTCCTTGATCCATTGCTCGAATTCGTGCGCGTGGTCCTGGCCCAGTTTGCGGATGTCATCGAAGGATTTGAGTCCCGGCGCATCGTAGCCGATCAGCCCCTTGGAATCGTGATAGATGATGTATTCCAGCAGCGGCAGATCGTCCCGGATGGACAGGATCTTGTCGACCTGCTCCTGATCCTCGGCCACCACCAGCCGGGCCTTGGACAGCTCGAAGACATAGCCGATCTCCTCGCCGGGCGAGTCCTGGTACAGTCCGAGGGACACCCCGCCGAGGCCCTGGATGGCCAGCTGGGCCCAGAGCCACTCCGGACGGTTGTCGCCGATGATGACGATGATGTCTCCCCGGCCAAGGCCCAGCGCCCTGAGCCCGGCGGCGAACTCGGAGGTGATGGCCCAGTATTCGGCATAGGTCACGGGTTTCCAGATGCCCAGGGTCTTTTCGCGCAGGGCCGTGCGGCCGGGACGATTGCGGCTGTTTTCAAGGAGCAGGCTTGGCAGGGTGGTATCGTACGGAGCGGTCATTCAGCGTCCCTTATACAGGCCGTCATCGTCGCCGAGGTAGGCGCTGATGACTTTGGGATTGTTCTGGATTGCCTCTGGCGTGCCGCTGGCCAGGACACGGCCGAAATCGAGCACGACGACATGGTCGGAGATGTCCATGACCA
Coding sequences within it:
- a CDS encoding AMP-binding protein codes for the protein MTAPYDTTLPSLLLENSRNRPGRTALREKTLGIWKPVTYAEYWAITSEFAAGLRALGLGRGDIIVIIGDNRPEWLWAQLAIQGLGGVSLGLYQDSPGEEIGYVFELSKARLVVAEDQEQVDKILSIRDDLPLLEYIIYHDSKGLIGYDAPGLKSFDDIRKLGQDHAHEFEQWIKDVTPDDTALIATTSGSTGRPKLAMLSHRNLLSMAWNLGLSDPKHASDEFVSFLPLAWMGEQMMAVSSALLFGFCVNFPEEPDTVQENIREIGPHLIFSPPRVWENMAAKVRVRIMETTRFKRFLFNIFMPIGLRYAGTVLRGETPSAGLRMANRLADWGLFRALRDRLGFSRVRSASTGGAPLGPDTFTFFHALGVNLKQIYGQTEIAGISCIHRDGAVSFESVGEPIAETEIRIAEDGEILSRSAAVFKGYLGNDAATAETVTDGWLHSGDAGFFKDNGQLVIIDRLSDVMTTARGVRFSPQFIENKLKFSTYVQEAVVLGHQRDFITAIICLDGDIAGRWAESRGLTYTTYQDLAAKPELYDLIESEIRTINPSLQPGTEVTRFALLFKELDADDGELTRTRKIRRKVIGERYAELIHALYDGTDNTDLCIAITYQDGSHREMTGAICIRDVTDGGMS